The sequence TGCTGCACTCACACAAACTAGTTAAAATTCGGATTTCAGCtgttggagaaagagagagaaagtcaagAGCAGAACTTTGCACTTCCCAGGaattaaaatatttgttttgtgagAACCAAAGTATTTGGTGTTACGCCTATACCCAAACACAGACGGTATTATGGGGCATGGTTGTTTTGAGTATCCACTAAAATGTTTGCTAATAATGAAGTGAGAGAGCTAAATACCAGCGTCAATAACTTCATGGTCCATAAGCCAACAAGGTGTGATGCTCACCACTCAATACAAACGTTTGGTTATAGCCACAATTATAAGAATACTGTGTATAACCTATACATGCACACTTTAAGCCAGCATCTTGCTTATATCTGAATACGTAGTCCAGGGCCAcacagcaaaatctttttttCTTGTAAAGATCATATTCAGTACATGGAATTGGGTCCATAGGGCATACATTCAATTCAACTTATAATTGCGTAAGGTATCCATGCCTAGGACTCGTGGAAGGGGACTGATTTGAATAAAGAGATGCAACTATCATAACCTATGTTAGGACTAAAACATTTCATATAAAATACCGACAATTCCTGAAAAGAGGAATGAATAGGCCTATGTAAAtgttgtttttagaaatattCTACAAGACTTTGAAAGTAGAAGAGATTGGATGACGGCAGGTTGTGGGTTGAAGTTGTTCAAACAAAGTGTCCTCTTTCAACACACGTTTCTAGTTTTGTGTTTGTCTCCGTGAACACCGCAATTTTGTTCTCATCGACAAGAGGAAAGAAAAAGTGTCATCACATGAACATCAACCTCCGTTATGGTCTAAATCATTTGTGTCAGATTTTATTGATAATTGGCAATGCACTATTCAGTCCTGTTTTTAAAAGAATGCCATAGACTGACAGCCGTAGTCAGGTTCATACTTTAATTCTATTCCATAGGCATATGACATAGTACTGTAAAAATATCGTAGTGTAAGAAATATTATCTTTGCACCATATACATAGATGAGTAGGCAGAACTGACCTGACACGCATAATACCAAAAAACGGTAGACCCTACcgactgggcacacactggttgaatcaatattgtttccacgtcatttcaatgaaattacgttgaaccaacgtggaacagACGTTGAATTgaggtctgtgcccagtgggtatctACACCATACTGCAGTCCATGCAtgtagttaacacacacaatggacaatgTCCcatttcagcaagttgcaaaATTGCTGCACTTGTTTTGCATTTAAGATAGATTTCAATAGAGTTTTCATTATCTTTAGCCTATAttggaaggggggagggggtaaTATGTCACGGAATCACAGCACAGCAGTAGGCCTAGAATATAGGCCTAGAATATAGGCCTAGAATATAGGCCTACAGCAAACCTCTCTGTAAAAGTGTAATACGCATAGGCACTGGGGTTCTGGGCCTATACGCGCCATACACCTTCATCATATATCTTCAAACACGAAAATAACAAGACAAGGAAAACGGAATAAACATATAggctataaaaatatatatattttacgttTTCAAAGACTTTGTAGGCTACTTTGAAATGTTGTCTGGTCACATAACATTTCGAGAAATGATATAGACCCAGGTCTAGGCCTAgagtaagaaaaaaaaaaaaaaaaacaggtctCATATCGGCTGCCTTTGCATCCGGTTTAATGGCTACCTTAGCCCACTTGATAGCCCAATGTTGCAACACGATACTATCGAAATCGGAATCATAACGCGGAGACGTAACACAGATGTATTTTCAGGTTAGACATTCTGTCGCCTTTCCAAAATAATGAATCAACGAAAATCATGCTCCTCCTAGGCTACTTTACGCACTGGTTGACATTATGGTCAACAATATAGTTTAAAATGTGAGTGTGGTTCTAAAGCATTTTGCAAAACATCGTATGAAATATATCTTAATGGTCAACTATGATGTGCAAAAACAAACTCCACACAAAAAAATGAATTGCCATTTTTCAaacaaaaagctgaaataatataAATCAAACAAGTTCTCCTTTTAAATGaatgcatttcttttttttattgtaaaggGTATATGAAACTATAGTGAGATCGATTTGTTTATGTTTTATTATTAATCGCAGAGTTATCATGCAGTCGCTTTCCAAatgaaaatacaaataataagatATTATAATCTTTAATCGTTCACATACGGCTCTCATGATAGTAAAACACTTAAGCGATGATACCCCAAAACAAAATCAAACTGAATATGGCTCTCTTGGAAAACCTATGTGTAAACAAAAGGTCATGGGGTACCTGACTTGGAGTTTACGCATCTGTTGATATCTATCCCCTAAAATAATAACGATAATAGTAACAAGAATTAAGACATTTTATTGTTATTGTTTTCAACAATATAACATGTTATTACATTCCGGTAAAATACCTTTCAGCTAAACGCCTACCATCTCACCTCTCACCGTGTGAGCCACATTTTCCTGACTGTCTTTTCGCCTTTGCATCTCGCCTCAGGTGCCTGAAGCTTTTCTCAAACATCCACGTAACTCAGAAAGTCCCTTTCCAACCAGGGTCTCGTGTTTAAGAGCCGAGGTCGACCAGGTTGGACGACATAGGGTTCAGTATAGTATCGTGCAAAGAGTGATGATGGTGCACAGAGTCATGGCTGGACACTGGCATGGCGCTAGGCCCGGGTGGAGGCGCTAGGCCGTGCATCTGCAGCCCCGAGTTTGAAGCGATGAGCATAGCCGGAGTCGACGAGGTGTTATCCGGAGTCCCTGAAGGCGTTTTGTCGTCGTCTGAGCTCCCCAAAAGTGTTTTATTTCCATTCATGGAAGAAGTCAATGGGTTGTGGCTGTTGGTGTTGGAGTTTTCGTTGTTTTCCCTGTGGAAAGGAAAGATGATAATATGGTAAGTCATAATGAACCCTATATTAGCCCATATTGTCAGGTAGCCTATACAAACATGCATTCGCTTGCAAACAACAAATAGTCTTATCATAATTATACCGAGCTATGTTTGGATGAACAATTTAGTACAGATTTTAATATACAAGTTTTAGGCCTATAGACTAAAAGGAACTGGTAAATGAGCAGTGTGGGATATGTCGACGCCGTCATCGGTCTCCAGGATTTTTAATAAGAAGTTATCATATAGCTAGGCTATGCAAGTTAAACAACAACGTGTGAAATTCATGAGTCAAGGCCTATTTGAAACTAGTAACAATGTTAGATTTTCTTGCATCATCTAGTTTCATTGTGCAGATGTTGTTTGCCCGCATAATAAAAACGGGAGAATCTAAGTTCAGGAAATACATACAGGGTTATTTATACCTATGCATTTGGTGGAGTGTGCATGCAACTTATTTTTGAATTCACACAGACGCAAACGACACACCCCTAAACAGAAATGCAATGTGTGAGAGATTTATATTAGTACCTTTACTGTTGCTATATAATTTATATAATTAAATGATTATTAGAAATCTGCAGTGGATTTAGCCGTTTCTAAACACATTTCATCAATCACCACCCTACCCTTAATGAGGACGAATAGACGAATTTGTCACTACTGTATTTCACCAAGTCAATGttagaaaaaaaatatgttaAGCCATTTGAACTATATCTAAACTGGTGTAGGCTATTAGTTTGGGCCTATGGGTATGAAGGCATAATGGAAAACCTTAACTGTGTACACACAAGCTGGCAGGCGCAAATGACAGGCCCAATTATTGCTAAACGTGTATTAGGCATACATTTACAGTCTGAATCCCAATGACTCATGGTTTTAAAGTGGAAAGACATGATTTACGCAGTGGTTTCAGTTTGAATTAGTCGCCAGCGGGAGAAAGCAGACACCCTCCGAGTGAACACCTGACTAAATACATATTAAAGCTCTTCTGTACAGTATCATTTCGAAACTTGAAATGTAGGCCTACAAACAGCTCATTAAGCAATAGCAAAATAACTACCACCCTCAAGCAGAATAAAAACGTCTTGACATTCAAGGAACTTTTTTGAAACGAAATATATGATCTACATTTACATACTTTCAGATGTGATCATGAAGCCAGAGTTAATATTTGGCATCTGTTGATTATGGATAGTTTAAATGGCAAAATAAAAGCATGGTATTAGTTTGCTTTAGCTATCAAAGTTAGAATGATTATCAATGGTAGCTTATAATAAATTATACTATAGTTTACCGTACCCTGATTTGAAATGAGAGGTTAGCATATATAAATCAGTATTTCCTAACAAATAATCCAAGTTAAAGTCAGCGTCCAGACTTTTACGCAAACAAGCAATAAGACAAGGAGTAAACATTCACTTACTCGTACCTTTCCTTAGCTTCTGCCGCGCGGTCTCTTTGCCGTCTGTTTTTGAACCAGTTACTGACTTGCGTGGTTGTCAACCCGGTGCCTTCGGCGAGCTCCCTCTTCTCTCGCGGGGAAGGGTAGGGGTTATGCGTGTACCATTCTCTGAGTACGCTCCGGCTCTTCTCTTTGAAACAGTAACTTGTCTCCTCGCCGTCCCAGATAGACCGAGGCAGGGGGAACTTTCTGCGGACGCGGTACTTTCCCACAGCCCCGAGAGGGCGGCCTCGGAGCTTCTCCGCCTCGACGTAGTGCGCTTTGAGCCACAGCTGCTGCAGCTTCGGGTGATTGTGAGGGGAAAATTGGTGGCTCTCAAGAATCTTATAAAGCTCTCTGAAATTTCCTCTGTGGAATGCGACCACAGCTTTAGCTTTGAGAACACTTTCATTTTTGTGGAGGTGCTCACACGCGGGTAAAGACCACAAAAAGCGCCCGAGCCGTTCAATGTTTCCACCCTGTTGGAGGACCTCGCAGACGCAAGCGACTTGCTCTTGCGTAAAGCcaaaagttggaagcatagacaTGATTGCAAGTTAATAAACAAGTATGTTTTTCTCTACTTACACGTACCCTTTTATGGCTAAGACATTAAAGCAAGTAACCGACACTGTAAGTCCACAAACGACCATGAAAGTCTCCAAAAGTAGGCTGTATCAAAAATGACGAGGATAAAATCCAATCGAAAAGAAAATATGAAAGTCCGGTTTATGAATAGCAGTACAAAATGCACAGCATTCCCCTCAAGGTACACCGAGAGAAAGTGTTTACTCCTTCCACAGTCGTTCTCCACCTTTTCTATGTCGTTTCAACATTACCTACTCCTGAAGACCAGGCTCGCTCGCTTGTTTTAATAATATTATTCTAAACTGGCAAGAAAAGCGATTATGTGAACTGTGATTGGTTGGTTATCTGACCCGGGGATGGTGAGGATAAGACAATAGTTTTAGTCAAATTATTTGCCATGGTTACGCTGTCATTCAATGTAACCCGATATGGGTTGAGGTGGCTCCCTGGCCCCACTGACTGATTGTTCCCTTCTATTCAAGCCCTCCAACCAATAGAAATATTGCCCAGATTTTTTCCTGTAAAtgggttttttttctctctcatgtTTGACAGACACTCGAGGCAGCCAAAGAGCGCGAGGCTGTGTAGCAGTGATCCCTCTTTCTGGGGAGGATGGCGCCAGAGCGTGCGACAGATCATGCTACCCAATGTTCATGTCCATAACCAGGAACCACATGTGTATGCACAGTTTCTACAATAACTGCTTATTCATTATATGTCATCTAACGCTTATTACATTGTAATAAGGAATTGTATGTAGGCCTAATTCACCTGGAACGTCGTGGTATAGAAATTATATTTAAACTATAGGCTAGGCGTGAATAAACATATACAGATAGTTTCACCACATATTTTGCATTATTTGCCATGTTTTGACACAGTGACAAAAATCTATAGATACAGTATATCCCCAAGTATGAATAACTTGGGCCACTGTTGACACGTGTTCCAGGAATGGGAGACAATTGAATTAAATAGatttctgcaacaacaaaaaaaatcatagAAAAGTGCCCAGTTTTGAAGACAGTTCCCTCACCTTCAAATCCTAGTTTAACTCCTGTTAGATCATGTGCGCATTGATAACCTCTGGTGTAATTAACCATGCATTGTAGAGTATTTAATGCACATGCGGGTATGACAAATTaacaaggcaggcaggcaggcctccTGTGGGCACACATCCCCAGGAACTGTACAATGTGGAATACTGTAACATTAGAGCAAACGCACAAGGTGCCTGAATAACAAACAAAGGTTGAGAGAGGTGTATTCTGCTATGAGAGCGCGGAGAGCTCGCGCTCTCTACGGCTTTCTGAGGGGAATGAAAGCTCCTACTTGATGCTGCCGGTAAGACAAATTAACCTCTTGTTTGGAGATGACAGGATATAAGACATATTTTACATGTTAATAATGAAATATACCTATGATGTCTTTTTAAACTctcaataataataattgttCTGAGTGAGAGTGCCATAGCTACCTGTTGTGAAGATGTAATTTTGTATTGACCGATGGAGTGAAGAATTGACCAGTTGATAGATTTATATTGCATCACAGAGGGACCTCTTCATTAAGTACATTTACACTCACTAGTATCATATCACACGAGGCCAGGTCTCTTTCCATCCACAGATCTTAAACGCATCTCTGGTATCTGCTTTCTGTAAAATATAACGCAAAAACCTGTTTCAGCTTTCATCCGAAAAGCTTTTTGATCTAACTTAATAACACCTCAGACCACAAGAAAGCTTAGCAAAATTACATTTTGTGTGAAATTATAGAATCGCTGACGCTTGTAGTATAAATGGAAAGGGTGGTAATATGGCAAGAGATGAAAACGTGTTCTGCTCTGTGTTGTTTTGCCTTCAATGAAAATGGACCTCGGTTGCCTTCCCTCTTTCAGGCGAGCTCGAGCTGCTCCAACCTGCGGGGCAGTGATCACAGGGTAGCCTTGCGCGGCGCGGGAGCAGCCTGGCGGGGCTGCTACACAAGTTTCGAACGAAAGTGTAGCCTACTCGTCTA is a genomic window of Salmo trutta chromosome 10, fSalTru1.1, whole genome shotgun sequence containing:
- the LOC115201526 gene encoding homeobox protein SIX2 isoform X1, which codes for MSMLPTFGFTQEQVACVCEVLQQGGNIERLGRFLWSLPACEHLHKNESVLKAKAVVAFHRGNFRELYKILESHQFSPHNHPKLQQLWLKAHYVEAEKLRGRPLGAVGKYRVRRKFPLPRSIWDGEETSYCFKEKSRSVLREWYTHNPYPSPREKRELAEGTGLTTTQVSNWFKNRRQRDRAAEAKERYEENNENSNTNSHNPLTSSMNGNKTLLGSSDDDKTPSGTPDNTSSTPAMLIASNSGLQMHGLAPPPGPSAMPVSSHDSVHHHHSLHDTILNPMSSNLVDLGS
- the LOC115201526 gene encoding homeobox protein SIX2 isoform X2; protein product: MSMLPTFGFTQEQVACVCEVLQQGGNIERLGRFLWSLPACEHLHKNESVLKAKAVVAFHRGNFRELYKILESHQFSPHNHPKLQQLWLKAHYVEAEKLRGRPLGAVGKYRVRRKFPLPRSIWDGEETSYCFKEKSRSVLREWYTHNPYPSPREKRELAEGTGLTTTQVSNWFKNRRQRDRAAEAKERENNENSNTNSHNPLTSSMNGNKTLLGSSDDDKTPSGTPDNTSSTPAMLIASNSGLQMHGLAPPPGPSAMPVSSHDSVHHHHSLHDTILNPMSSNLVDLGS